The Aphis gossypii isolate Hap1 chromosome 3, ASM2018417v2, whole genome shotgun sequence genome includes a region encoding these proteins:
- the LOC114130403 gene encoding protein farnesyltransferase subunit beta, producing MKKYLAVTRHKLDNESVETNTSESQNEVEKKIEKLFELFCSKAKCDPEVPIFYKQNHINYIKNHMFTLPENYECLDSSRPWLCYWLCQSLALLNCKLSVSEKSNVVSFLSKCQHETGGFCGGPNQMPHLAPTYAAVCALCLIGTEEAYAVINRENLYKFLISLRLPNGSFRMHKYGECDVRAVYCSATVARLTNIYTDSLFESSAQWVIRCQTYEGGFGGVPGVEAHGGYTFCGFSALLLLKSIHMCDTKSLLRWVANKQMSFEGGFQGRTNKLVDGCYSFWQAAIFPIISELLESETQRPMWSMYDYQALQEYVLICCQNRYSGGLIDKPGKPPDVYHTCYVLSGLSIAQHAVDDSSCVIGKPENILNKNNPIYNIEESCLQKALQYFSMTEPINYF from the exons atgaaaaaatatttagcagTAACAAGACATAAACTAGATAATGAATCAGTAGAAACAAACACTTCAGAGAGTCAAaatgaagttgaaaaaaaaattgaaaaactatttgaattattttgttccAAAGCAAAATGTGATCCAGAAGTCccaattttttacaaacaaaatcatataaattatataaaaaatcatatgttTACACTACCAGAAAACTATGAATGTTTGGACTCCAGCCGACCATGGCTATGCTACTGGCTATGTCAATCACTCGCACTCTTAAACTGTAAATTATCAGTTTCAGAGAAATCTAATGTTGTTTCATTCTTATCAAA gtGTCAACATGAAACTGGCGGGTTTTGTGGTGGACCAAATCAAATGCCACACTTGGCTCCTACATATGCTGCTGTCTGTGCTTTATGTTTAATTGGTACGGAAGAAGCATATGCAGTGATAAATAGAgagaatttatataaatttttgatatcTCTTCGTTTGCCCAATGGTTCATTTAGAATGCACAAATATGGTGAATGTGATGTTCGTGCTGTGTATTGTTCAGCAACCGTAGCACGCTTGACCAACATATATACAGATAGTTTGTTTGAATCAAGTGCGCAATGGGTGATCAGATGTCAGACATATGAAGGAGGCTTTGGTGGAGTCCCTGGAGTGGAAGCTCATGGAGGATATACATTTTGTGGATTTTCagctttattattacttaaatctaTTCATATGTGTGACACAAAATCACTTCTTCGATGGGTAGCTAATAAACAGATGTCATTTGAAGGTGGTTTCCAAGGGCGAACAAATAAGCTTGTGGATGGTTGCTATTCTTTTTGGCAAGCTGctatttttccaataatatcAGAACTTTTAGAATCTGAAACTCAACGTCCAATGTGGTCAATGTATGATTATCAAGCTCTCCAagaatatgtacttatatgttGTCAAAATAGATATAGTGGGGGCCTTATTGATAAGCCTGGAAAACCACCTGATGTATACCATACTTGCTACGTTCTTAGTGGCCTATCTATAGCTCAACATGCAGTTGACGACAGTAGTTGTGTTATAGGTAAACCtgaaaacattttgaacaaaaataatcctatttataacattgaaGAATCTTGTTTGCAGAAAGCtctacaatattttagtatgacagaaccaataaattatttttaa
- the LOC114130391 gene encoding GPI transamidase component PIG-T, translated as MVLVYKMSTKSLWLLFIFIGSSYSETYSEELFIKPLATGYVYSFFQFTVIREDDSFKHSTLFPHSLGDIIDRFHVAELNVDLTSGLWKHKSWGYPAVDAPSGAEISARFHNDTQDIDKHWYGLTNALSGLLCTSLNFINSANSYESSADRVYRYSNLPRENVCTENLTPWKKLLPCDSTRGLSSLLNSGRVHNANYHSLGIHFRPLCNAGKCKYELRQTVSLVYDSIFISFNNNYDWSLRKMFGTGLFKTCPLADYSKIYLDTSSNSSVPYLISQEPDYVLKNNIAVYNLNGIFHLSAIVPRPKIVVSELRPLLYTDRFITGFGQEYGGLVTRIYNDHKSPIIATVIENIPWFLPIYYHTLKVTSNGIRIIPKALIYKPGKGRVRIYYLEIVLELAPRSVTEISVQFDYVFLKWQEYPPDANHGFYIGSAIVKATIPRNATSLTFDKSLIIDNLNSTGDDYLICLKTENFIITLPTPDFSMPYNVICLACTVVALAFGPIHNITTKRLKLTTAKYVPGLASVAQKLYVLMETIFMLKSKKTGKPTPVKVFTPEELSYHPTLGHVSEEFMKNKGN; from the coding sequence aTGGTGTTGGTGTATAAAATGAGCACCAAAAGCCTATGGCttttgttcatatttattgGTTCTTCGTATTCAGAGACTTATAGTGAAGAATTGTTCATCAAGCCTTTGGCCACCGGCTACGTGTATTCGTTTTTTCAGTTCACAGTCATTCGCGAAGACGACTCTTTTAAGCATTCCACTTTGTTCCCACACTCGCTGGGAGATATAATCGATAGATTTCACGTAGCAGAACTTAACGTCGACCTTACGTCCGGCCTATGGAAACACAAGTCCTGGGGTTATCCGGCCGTCGACGCCCCATCAGGCGCCGAGATATCTGCTCGTTTCCACAATGACACACAGGACATAGACAAACACTGGTATGGCCTAACAAACGCGTTGTCTGGTTTGCTGTGTACGTCGTTGAATTTTATCAACAGTGCTAATAGCTATGAGTCATCTGCTGACAGGGTTTatagatattcaaatttacccCGCGAAAATGTTTGTACTGAAAATTTAACGCCGTGGAAAAAACTGTTACCCTGCGATTCTACTCGTGGCTTATCGAGCTTGTTAAACTCTGGCCGAGTACACAATGCCAACTATCATTCCTTGGGAATACATTTCAGGCCGTTGTGTAATGCAGGGAAATGTAAATATGAACTACGCCAAACTGTTTCTCTAGTATatgattcaatatttataagtttcaaCAACAACTATGATTGGTCTCTTCGCAAGATGTTTGGTACTGGACTATTCAAGACATGTCCCTTGGCAGATTACAGTAAAATCTATTTAGATACATCATCAAATAGTAGTGTTCCTTATTTGATTTCTCAAGAACCAGACtatgttttgaaaaacaatattgctGTTTATAATCTAAATGGCATATTTCATTTATCTGCTATAGTGCCTAGACCTAAAATAGTTGTGTCTGAATTACGGCCattgctgtacacagacagaTTTATCACTGGATTTGGACAAGAATATGGAGGGCTAGTTACTCGTATATACAATGATCATAAATCACCAATAATTGCCACTGTCATTGAGAATATTCCATGGTTCTtaccaatttattatcatacattaaaAGTTACCAGCAATGGTATTCGTATCATCCCTAaagctttaatttataaacctgGAAAAGGAAGAGTAcgaatttactatttagaaaTAGTTTTAGAGCTTGCACCTCGTTCAGTCACAGAAATATCTGTTCAGTTTGACTATGTATTCTTGAAGTGGCAAGAATATCCACCAGATGCTAATCACGGCTTCTACATTGGCTCAGCTATTGTGAAAGCGACAATTCCAAGAAATGCTACTTCTTTAACTTTTGATAAATCATTGATAATAGACAATCTAAATTCAACTGGAgacgattatttaatttgtttgaaaacagaaaatttcataattacaCTACCAACACCTGATTTCAGTATGCCTTACAATGTCATATGTTTAGCTTGTACTGTAGTAGCATTAGCATTTGGCCCAATTCACAATATTACTACTAAAAGACTGAAATTGACTACAGCTAAGTATGTGCCTGGATTAGCATCTGTTGCAcagaaattgtatgtattgatggaaactatatttatgttaaaatcaaagaaaacaGGAAAACCAACACCAGTTAAAGTATTTACTCCTGAAGAGTTGAGTTACCACCCTACGTTAGGTCATGTTTCTGAAGAATTCATGAAAAACAAAGGGAATTAG